The nucleotide sequence AATACCAGTTAGATATTCTTGTACTGGGATTTTCTTTAAACTAGAGTAGTAAAGTCCTATAAGGTAATGACTTTTGCTTAAATTATCTTCAGGTAAGTTAGATTCAAATTTATTTGTAACTTTACTTATAATACTGTCCATAACACTAGATTCATTATTGTTAAGTTTTTCTACAACTTTACTATATGTCTTTGAAATACTACTAGAGTCATCATTTAAAAATTTGGTAAGTACTTGACTATAAACTTGGTTTATAAAGTTGGAGTCACCTAGTAATTCATTGGCAATTAGTGTTTTGATAACTTGTTTGAAATCATTCTTTCGATCGCCATCATCAATAAATATTTTTGTATGTAAGTCTTTATGGAAGTTATCAAGAGTAATGGCATGACAACTAGAAAACCCATCATCTAGGACTAAAAGATTAGTAGGTTCAAGTTTGGTTACTTTATTTAGATTTTTAATCTCAATTGTATCATCGTGTTTTACAACACTCTCTTGTGCTTGAGTTGACATAAAATCTCCTTAAATTATTATCCTTTAAATTCTCTGACGAATTTACCCTCATGGTTTTGTATCTTAAGTACCCTTCCAATAGGAATCAGTTTTTTGATAAATGCATAAATTGAATGCTCATATCCTTTAGGAAGCAAGGTCATAGTCCAAGCTTTTTAAAGATTTGCCCATTCTCTTTAGTCCTGAATATAATTTTTTTATATGGGGTGTCTTTTGGAGTACTACCTACAATAAATACGATAACATTAGTTTTAATATGACTCTTAAGTTTGATATTAATAACACCAGGTTCTAGGGTAGTAGGCACAATATCAACATTAAGAAAAGCCTTAAATAGTTTTATAAATGATTCATGTGTTCCAATATGACGTAGAGCAAACAGCACACTATCAATATTTTTAGCAAGTGTGTCAAGTGTTTGGTTGGTTGAGTAAATAATTTGTAGTATATCAGATAACCAAAACGCTATGAATCTTGAATTTAAATGCTCGCTAGCATGAGTATCTTCAAAATTAGCAATAAGCTCTTTAATTTCTTTTATGATTTTATTTATAAACACCAGTTCAGTATTTATTATTTTTTCAACTTGGGTGTCTTTAAGAAATGTAGGTATATTTACCATAATCTATCCTTTTTTTTATGAAGAGATATCAATTAGCAAGCGATCAGCATTAAAATCTAGATCTAAAATTTCATTTGCTTGAATTTGAATATTCTCATTTTGCTTGAACTCACTTGTATTAATATCAGTAATTTTTACCTCCAGGTTATCTTTTATAGCAATGGAGATGTCAATGCAATGAACACCTTTAATTTCATTAACAGGAGCAAAGAAATCTTGATATTCAAAACTGATTCCCATATCTGTGTAGTTATTATTTTTAATTCGAGTATAAATTTCTCTAATTTTAGAGTCAATGTTCAAATATATGTGATTTTCAAGATTGACTTTGTATTTACTCTTAAGATATGCGTACTTGCGTTTGCCAATTGATACTTTGTAATCAATTTTTTGGTTTTGGCTATTAATTCCATCTATGAGAATATCGCCTTCAAAAACTGTACCAACAGGACATGTAAGATAAAGTGTCTCCCAAATTAATGCTTTAAGATTAGAGTTTGTAATTTGACTCTTATCTTCACTCATCATCAAGTCATCTAATATTAGGTAAATCTTTGCCTATGCTATTTGAGTTTAATTTTAATATTACCATTACTATTTCGATTGAGACTTACTATTTACTTTTTTTATCTTTAAAAGTTTTAATGTTTTATGTTTTTATTTTTTAAATCTATCTGGTGCAATTTGTTTAAGAAGAGGTAATCTTTAAATATCATCTCATATTTTTTTATTTTATTAGTGCAGTAACACAGTGATACACTAAATTGTGTGGGGTCATTATTAAATGTAATTCCAAACATGTCTTTTAAATATTCACGTTTGGTATTAATTATTTGTTGTATATCCTGTTTTAAAGTTCCAAAGTCAGGATCAAAGAGAATACTCATATGCAAATCTCCATATCTAGGGTGTCGTTTGCAAATTCAAATGTAATGTTTAATTTTTATTTATAATCGTTGTTTCAATGTAGATAGCGTCAATCTTTAGGTCTTGTATAATATTTGAAAGGTAAGTTTTAATTTGTGTTAAAGAACTTACCTTGAGCAAATCTAAAAGCCAAATCATAATCAAATCCCCAATTAGGAGCATTTTTAATACTACCCTTTGGAGTTTTAAGGAAAATAAATAAACGTTGCTTTTGTTCGTTTATTCCATTAATTAATGCTAAGTCCTCATTAAAGACAGAATTAAATTGATTGTCAAATTTGTAAATCCAATGTCTAACCCTCAAGTTAGCAAGTATATTGCTTAATTTAACAAAAAACCTATTTAAGTAACATATTTATCTTAGTTGTAATCTTTGAAGTTACTGTAAAAACTAGGATCAACGACTGATTGTCCAGTAACCCTTAAATTGTATAGACAAGAGACAATCTCTTCTAGTACTGCCTTTTAAACTTGTATTATTAGCTTTAATGTCTATTGGGTGTTGTATGTCAATTGCAAAGTCATTAACTTTGATAGTAGCATTTGCATATTAATAGGCTTTAGAATATAGAAATAGTTTTTATCAAAATAATTATCATCATCCTCATTAAAAGGTTAATACTACTTTGAAGAAGGATAACACTCTCACCTTCGCACAAGATTAAAGTGCATATTTGATATATTTCGTATGTTTTAATCTCTAAATCTGTCTCCCAGAGAGTAAAAACAACACCTTCTTGTGTAGAGGGGTGTTGAAAGATTTAATTATTCCTAGCCTAGAGATAAAGATGTTTCTGTAAGTCCATAGTTTGATCTCTTCTTGTGTTAGTGCTGAACCTTTCATTTGGCTATTCATTCTGTATATTTCATAATTCAAGTTCATATTTATTTAGCTTTGTTTCAATGTTGATAGCGTCAATCTTTAGGTCTTGTATAATATTTGAAAGGTAAGTTTTAATTTGTGTTAAAGAGCTTACCTTAGCAAATCTTAAAGCTAAATCATAATCAAATCCCCAATTAGGAGCATTTTTAATACTACCCTTTGGAGTTTTAAGGAAAATAAATAAACGTTGCTTTTGTTCGTTTATTCCATTAATTAATGCTAAGTCCTCATTAAAGACAGAATTAAATTGATTGTCAATTTGTAAATCCAATGTCTAACCCTCAAGTTAGCAAGTATATTGCTTAATTTAACAAAAACCTATTTAAGTAACATATTTATCTTAGTTGTAATCTTTGTAAGATTACTGTAAAAACTAGGATCAACGACTGATTGTCCAGTAACCCTTAAATTGTATAGACAAGAGACAATCTCTTCTAGTACTGCCTTTAAACTTGTATTATTAGCTTTAATGTCTATTGGGTGTTGTATGTCAATTGCAAAGTCATTAACTTTGATAGTAACATTTTGCATATTAATAGGCTTTAGAATATAGAAATAGTTTTTATCAAAATAATTATCATCATCCTCATTAAAAAGGTTAATACTACTTTGAAGAAGGATAACACTCTCACCTTCGCTAAGATTAAAGTGCATATTTGATATATTTCGTGTTTTAATCTCTAAATCTGTCTCTCCAGAGAGTAAAACAACACCTTCTTGTGTAGAGGAGTTAAAAGATTTAATTATTCCTAGCCTAGAGATAAAGATGTTTCTGTAAGTCCATAGTTTGATCTCTTCTTGTGTTAGTGCTGAACCTTTCATTTGGCTATTCATTCTGTATATTTCATAATTCAAGTTCATATTTATTTAGCTTCTCCTTTGATATTTAAATAATTAGAGTCATCATAAAGCTTCAAGGTAAGTGAGCACTCACCAGTATTGCTTAAAGCAGCACTAGTCTCTATAATGCTACTCTTAACTTCACTCCCCAGAGAGTCTAGAAATTTGACCCTATCACCAACTTTTAGTTTGTGTGTATACATAATCTTGGCATTCCAATATATAAGTCTTATATTGCGGGTACTTCCGATAGCAATTTCTTGTTGCGGGATAAAGTGAAGACCAAAATCTTCAAGTAGTAAATAATTTGTATGTCCAGCTTCAGGTGTTGCGTTAGTAAAGATATAATTACACTCAACATGCTCAAGTCCTAGAGTTGATTCTTTAATAATTTGTCTTTGATCTTTAGGTATAA is from Borrelia puertoricensis and encodes:
- a CDS encoding DUF735 family protein, which codes for MVNIPTFLKDTQVEKIINTELVFINKIIKEIKELIANFEDTHASEHLNSRFIAFWLSDILQIIYSTNQTLDTLAKNIDSVLFALRHIGTHESFIKLFKAFLNVDIVPTTLEPGVINIKLKSHIKTNVIVFIVGSTPKDTPYKKIIFRTKENGQIFKKLGL
- a CDS encoding DUF685 domain-containing protein; protein product: MSTQAQESVVKHDDTIEIKNLNKVTKLEPTNLLVLDDGFSSCHAITLDNFHKDLHTKIFIDDGDRKNDFKQVIKTLIANELLGDSNFINQVYSQVLTKFLNDDSSSISKTYSKVVEKLNNNESSVMDSIISKVTNKFESNLPEDNLSKSHYLIGLYYSSLKKIPVQEYLTGISNSFSVSSTTTIRATSYNSSDDYYRNTVYMSSLKYGRYIFELGATSTSNHEEIIIQTDSSYDDTPIYLIVKVDAISNSTAQSNKEVSIKYSYSSKRTLFRLSSVHGGTGFNGNILEGWYMQKNVSGSPLLVKL
- a CDS encoding DUF735 family protein; this encodes MTLLPKGYEHSIYAFIKKLIPIGRVLKIQNHEGKFVREFKG
- a CDS encoding DUF777 family protein; protein product: MNLNYEIYRMNSQMKGSALTQEEIKLWTYRNIFISRLGIIKSFNTPLHKKVLFLLSGRQI
- a CDS encoding DUF276 domain-containing protein (DUF276 is restricted to Borreliella and related spirochetes.), whose protein sequence is MYLILDDLMMSEDKSQITNSNLKALIWETLYLTCPVGTVFEGDILIDGINSQNQKIDYKVSIGKRKYAYLKSKYKVNLENHIYLNIDSKIREIYTRIKNNNYTDMGISFEYQDFFAPVNEIKGVHCIDISIAIKDNLEVKITDINTSEFKQNENIQIQANEILDLDFNADRLLIDISS
- a CDS encoding DUF276 domain-containing protein (DUF276 is restricted to Borreliella and related spirochetes.) encodes the protein MSILFDPDFGTLKQDIQQIINTKREYLKDMFGITFNNDPTQFSVSLCYCTNKIKKYEMIFKDYLFLNKLHQIDLKNKNIKH
- a CDS encoding DUF777 family protein, which gives rise to MNLNYEIYRMNSQMKGSALTQEEIKLWTYRNIFISRLGIIKSFNSSTQEGVVLLSGETDLEIKTRNISNMHFNLSEGESVILLQSSINLFNEDDDNYFDKNYFYILKPINMQNVTIKVNDFAIDIQHPIDIKANNTSLKAVLEEIVSCLYNLRVTGQSVVDPSFYSNLTKITTKINMLLK